The Theobroma cacao cultivar B97-61/B2 chromosome 1, Criollo_cocoa_genome_V2, whole genome shotgun sequence genome contains the following window.
CTCACTCGCGAGTGTTGTTTCCCAATTATGCTatggtttatttatttctcatcTAACGTAATAACGATTTAATTAGGTGTTACCGAGACCACCCCAAGATAATTGGAGCAGCTCACCCAATCcgttttctcctttttgtCACCAACAAGTCCTGGTGTGTTCGGTCTTTAGTGTTTTGAAAAAACATAATTTGTAATCAAGTTCAGATCAATCATTAATTTGGTATATTGTAATATgcttcaaatttatttatttttgtttatttaaattataaatgtgTCTAATGTTCAAACCCAATGATATTAATGcaagaatattttgtaatattgaatatcattttgaattataaaatcatctaagaaaattattttcctGATGAAAATCacagttaaaattttaatatattattattattttttaatttattatgttaaatttaatttgacataataaatTCAGTTACatgtgaaatgaatttatttttttataagttatttgaattttccttGAACAATATTTGGACTTAACTTGTTCTTTTGTCAAATTTGTAAAgttaagtaatattttaatattaggtTTGAACTCATACTcaattaaacttaaataaaactatataaaaattaagttgtGTTTGAAAGCCTTGAACTACATGAGTTCTAAAGTCTACACTTTAGACTTGAGTTTCGGAAGTTGTCTTTCATCACTCCTTGAaaccttttaaatttttgcatttttgttttttatgttctgttttatagaaatattttttaaaattttaatttttgtaaaaaaataaataaaaaaaacgaAAGACCAAACAGATAAAAACAGTAACAACAGGAACCTTACTGAACCCAAACACGCCCATTTATCTTGCATGAATCCTACCTAACAAAACCCTTCTCACACCTCCACGTGACCACCGAAGGCCCTTTTTTCCAGCCACAAGAACTTTTTCAACCCCACGCGCTCTCAGAGCAACGGCGCGCACGCTCTCAAAGAGTTGAGGTCTCACTTTCCCAAGCACCCAAGGCAGCCGTCACCACCACAGCTTTCTTTAAACCAACGACACAAAAACTagacaaaagagaagaaagaaatgcGGAGcctttttttgctttaaatcGCTTCGGAGATCCGAGCCGATCGACCGCCGGGTAATCCTTCGCGATAGTCCGAGATCCCCTGAAGCTACCAGAAAACACTAGTTAGGGTTTTGCGGCGAGAGAGGACTTAAAAGGATTTTTGAGTGTGTTTTTGGTTTTCGATGGCTTCGGAGGATGTGAAGACTAGCGAATCCGCGGTTTCGACGATCGTGAATCTAGCCGAGGAAGCGAAGCTCGCGAGAGAGGGCGTTAAGGCCCCTAGCTATGCTGTTCTTAGCATCTGCAAGTCTCTCGTCGCCGGCGGCGTCGCCGGTGGAGTGTGagctctctctctttctctctgtcAGGAGTGTTTTTTTGTCTTGATGGAAATTGTTTCCAAGAAGAGAACGTTGaatttctcaagttttaaaattggacaataaaaatgaaaattgtttttgaaatgcatattttgtttaatttatcgTTTTTTATATGCAGGTCACGAACTGCCGTTGCTCCCTTGGAAcgtttaaaaatattacttcaggttcatttttgttttaatttatttgctttttatttatatgaagaaaaataaatacttCAATTTCTGAATTGATTAATCTCTTTTGCGCCAAACAAATGCAGGTCCAGAATCCACATAGTATAAAATACAACGGAACAATTCAAGGTTTGAAGTACATTTGGAGAACGGAAGGCTTTCGCGGACTTTTCAAAGGCAATGGTACTAATTGTGCGCGCATTGTTCCAAACTCTGCGGTCAAGTTCTTCAGCTATGAGCAAGCTTCAAAGTACGACTCCTGAACACTGTTCAATTCAACTTGTTACTATTGTTTTGTTGGTCGACTAACTGATTCCACTTTCCCTTCTGTTCTCATTGCTAAGTTAGAGTCAATATCATACTGGaattggttttgttttttaggCTACTGTTTACTTAGTCCCTAAAATATTGACAATGGATCCATGTCTGACTGTGGACAAAAGGATGTTCATACTAATACTAAGCATAAACGTTTTTGGTTACGCAATTTCAATCTATCAGTCATAAGATTCCATGAGGGTGCTAAGTTTTCCTTCCTTTGCACTGCTTCTACCGTACATGTTCAAATTTTGTACTGAAGTACCAAGGCGTGTTTCTTTCTGCTGATGGTTCGTTGTTATTGTTTGTGACAGGGGAATACTGTATCTGTATCAACAGCAAACTGGCAATGGTATGTCTGATATTGTCATCATCTTTTTGCTGAGCAATCATCTCATGTTTGCATTATCTGATACACATAAAGAATTCACATATGATTTTAGGTTAATTTATGTCCTTTACATGCTCATATGGTCTTGCATGCATGATAATAATAGTATTATAAGAGCATTGGCTTTGGAATAACTTGTGGAACTTGTTATTACGACTAAAAATTATGTTCTATAAGTTCATTAATGTTATGAAGAACTGCATTCATGGGATAGAAAACCAATATTCTACATGGATGTTACCATATATGTCATGAAATTTGTATTCTGGTGTCCTTGGAATCTTGAAAGCTCATATACCAGTGTTCCTCTTGTTGCTGTTAATTCTGCAGAAGATGCTCAACTCACTCCCCTTTTACGCCTTGGAGCTGGAGCATGTGCTggaataattgccatgtctgCAACTTACCCAATGGACATGGTACGAGGCAGGCTCACTGTACAGGTATTGTCTTAGATATCTTTTTACTTGGCAGATGCATGATGTTTCATCTGTTGTTTAATCTATCTCAATGTTATGAAGATTAAGCTTTGGAAGAGACTATTTTGTAGTAAATAATAAACTTTGGACATAACTTTCTTAGTTCTTCAATTAATttgtataaaatttgaaaaatattttaattcttcaaatgaaatattgattttgttttaagCTGCTGCATTTCCTTTCTCTGATATCAGGGATTGTGCCTTGTAGTTTGGCGACATGAgcatttaatcattttattgTGTATATTGCAGACAGAGAGGTCTCCTTATCAGTATAGAGGAATGATCCATGCTCTGTCAACTGTGTTGCGGGAAGAAGGCCCACGGGCATTGTACAAGGGTTGGCTTCCTTCAGTCATTGGAGTTGTGGGTTATTATTTCCTTCTATTTGGAGTTTCATAGTTATATggcttttttttgttaatggCTGTGATGACAGCATGCCTTCTTGGAAGAACATAAGGGCttggaagagagaaaaaagtgGGGAGGAGTGAAGCATCCTTCTTCCTGAGGGTTTTATAACTAATGAAATCTCCACTCctctaaaataaaattctacCCCCTTTTACTTTCTGTTGAATTTTGTAATAACCTTTATGTAGTTGTTTTTACCTTTTATCATGCGAAGTTCTTAGTCTTTAGTCAGATCCATCTCACTCCTTCAAATTATGCATAATGCTTGGGTGGTCAAATTTGATTAGTGAGTTATTTGTTGGTGAATTCATTATCTAACCTGACAGAGAGGAATGTTTACTTTATTTGTTGTATGTTGATTTTGAACTCATCTTACGTTTGCAGATACCATATGTGGGTCTGAACTTTGCTGTGTATGAATCTCTAAAAGATTGGTTAATCAAAAGTAAACCATTTGGATTGGTTGAAGACTCTGAGTTGAGTGTGACAACAAGGCTTGCTTGCGGGGCTGCTGCTGGAACTGTTGGCCAAACTGTTGCTTACCCTCTTGATGTGATTCGCCGAAGAATGCAAATGGTCGGATGGAAAGATGCTGCCTCTGTTGTCACTGGTGATGGTAGGAACAAGGGCCCTCTTGAGTATACTGGCATGATTGATGCATTCAGGAAAACTGTTCGACATGAGGGCTTTGGAGCATTATACAAGGGTCTGGTCCCTAATTTTGTCAAGGTCAGgctcttttctttcatttctgtTCACTTCTAGATAAGTGTAggaattacattttttttttcatttgattgaTATCTCACACGAAATTTTACTTTGGACAAGAGAAGACTTATATACTGAATGCATGAGGAATATTTTAATCTCTATTCGTTTTCTTCAACTGTCAAGAAGAATAGTGATTCGTATGCAGTTTGCATTATCCTAGACCAAAAGGTTCATGACTTTATCAAGACTTCTgcattcttttgttttttatccTTGATGAGTTTTTGTGGATTTGGAAAGATTGAGGTCTAGTTAGAAGTAAGAGTACTAGTCCTGCTTTGGCTGAATGCATTTGGTTGTCTTGCATATACCCTAAAAACTTACTGCATTAAGCGTTTTTCTTTACTGATGCAAATGACTTTATTTTCCCAGAATGGGTTAGCTATTGAAGCTTGTAATTCTGTAACATTTCCACCCTTTTTTGGTTGTACACTAGTACGACTTTACTATATGTTGTTCTCTAGTATTGAAAAGAACATACTTGATAGCATGCTATTGTTGA
Protein-coding sequences here:
- the LOC18614017 gene encoding mitochondrial adenine nucleotide transporter ADNT1, whose translation is MASEDVKTSESAVSTIVNLAEEAKLAREGVKAPSYAVLSICKSLVAGGVAGGVSRTAVAPLERLKILLQVQNPHSIKYNGTIQGLKYIWRTEGFRGLFKGNGTNCARIVPNSAVKFFSYEQASKGILYLYQQQTGNEDAQLTPLLRLGAGACAGIIAMSATYPMDMVRGRLTVQTERSPYQYRGMIHALSTVLREEGPRALYKGWLPSVIGVIPYVGLNFAVYESLKDWLIKSKPFGLVEDSELSVTTRLACGAAAGTVGQTVAYPLDVIRRRMQMVGWKDAASVVTGDGRNKGPLEYTGMIDAFRKTVRHEGFGALYKGLVPNFVKVVPSIAIAFVTYEVVKDILGVEIRISD